Proteins encoded within one genomic window of Cellulomonas xiejunii:
- the recF gene encoding DNA replication/repair protein RecF (All proteins in this family for which functions are known are DNA-binding proteins that assist the filamentation of RecA onto DNA for the initiation of recombination or recombinational repair.) — protein sequence MYVAHLSLTDFRSYSQVELPLEPGITALVGPNGQGKTNLVEAVGYVATLGSHRVPSDAALVRAGANRAVVRAKVVREERPTLVEVEITPGKANRSRINGGSPGRARDVLGILRTVLFAPEDLALVKGDPDGRRRFLDDLLVQLTPRIAGVLGDYERVLRQRSALLKSAGAATRARAGADLRTLDVWDAKLAQTGAQVVVARQALVAALRPRAADAYDQVSAGQGELRLTYRSSLDAALGQAEDEPSVDPDAGVELVEARLLDAMGRLRGKEIERGVCLVGPHRDDLVLQLGDLPAKGYASHGESWSVALALRLASYALLTHGVDDAGAWSADWGPDGEPVLILDDVFAELDTRRRERLAQLVAGARQVLVTAAVPQDVPEPLAGARVDVMGGEVARVL from the coding sequence GTGTACGTCGCGCACCTGTCCCTCACCGACTTCCGGTCGTACTCCCAGGTCGAGCTCCCGCTCGAGCCGGGCATCACCGCGCTCGTCGGCCCCAACGGGCAGGGCAAGACGAACCTCGTCGAGGCGGTCGGCTACGTCGCGACGCTGGGCAGCCACCGCGTGCCGTCGGACGCCGCCCTGGTGCGGGCGGGCGCGAACCGGGCCGTCGTGCGCGCCAAGGTGGTGCGCGAGGAGCGGCCGACGCTGGTCGAGGTCGAGATCACGCCGGGAAAGGCCAACCGGTCGCGCATCAACGGCGGATCGCCCGGCCGGGCGCGCGACGTCCTGGGCATCCTGCGGACCGTGCTGTTCGCTCCGGAGGACCTCGCGCTCGTCAAGGGTGACCCGGACGGCAGGCGGCGGTTCCTCGACGACCTCCTGGTGCAGCTCACGCCGCGGATCGCCGGGGTGCTCGGCGACTACGAGCGCGTCCTGCGGCAGCGTTCGGCGCTCCTGAAGTCCGCCGGGGCGGCGACCCGTGCACGCGCGGGCGCCGACCTGCGCACGCTCGACGTGTGGGACGCCAAGCTCGCGCAGACAGGTGCGCAGGTGGTCGTGGCCCGTCAGGCGCTCGTGGCCGCGCTCCGGCCGCGCGCGGCCGACGCGTACGACCAGGTCAGCGCCGGTCAGGGTGAGCTGCGCCTGACGTACCGCTCGTCCTTGGACGCCGCGCTCGGACAGGCCGAGGACGAGCCGTCGGTGGACCCCGACGCGGGCGTCGAGCTGGTCGAGGCACGCCTGCTCGACGCGATGGGGCGTCTGCGCGGCAAGGAGATCGAGCGGGGGGTGTGCCTCGTGGGGCCGCACCGCGACGACCTCGTGCTCCAGCTCGGTGACCTGCCGGCCAAGGGGTACGCGTCCCACGGCGAGTCGTGGTCGGTGGCGCTGGCGCTGCGGCTCGCGTCGTACGCCCTGCTGACGCACGGTGTCGACGACGCCGGCGCGTGGTCGGCCGACTGGGGACCGGACGGCGAACCGGTCCTGATCCTGGACGACGTCTTCGCGGAGCTGGACACGCGCCGGCGTGAGCGTCTCGCGCAGCTCGTCGCGGGCGCCCGGCAGGTGCTGGTGACGGCGGCTGTGCCGCAGGACGTCCCTGAGCCGCTGGCCGGCGCGCGCGTCGACGTCATGGGTGGGGAGGTGGCGCGTGTCCTCTAG
- a CDS encoding DUF721 domain-containing protein, with protein MSSRRARGAEPSPAGSRSPVDGHRSTGPQDGPPDDDSLLPAPTAVPDGLPVSELVTLTPPEQVVRAALARAKAAARARGLRPGVVRSRPISSGSAAGPRDPQPLAVSAGLLARDLGWEPGLMVGDLVHRWAQIVGPQVAEHCEYVSFASGLLTVRASSTAWAANLRLLAPTMLARFDETLGEGVVVQIEVLGPAGHGFGRGPRRVAGRGPRDTYG; from the coding sequence GTGTCCTCTAGGCGCGCCCGTGGTGCGGAGCCCTCCCCTGCCGGCTCGCGCTCCCCCGTCGACGGCCACCGGTCGACCGGCCCGCAGGACGGCCCGCCCGACGACGACAGCCTCCTGCCGGCGCCGACGGCCGTCCCGGACGGTCTGCCGGTGTCCGAGCTGGTCACGCTCACTCCCCCGGAGCAGGTGGTGCGTGCGGCTCTCGCCCGTGCGAAGGCTGCGGCGCGAGCCCGCGGGCTGCGTCCCGGCGTGGTCCGCAGCCGGCCGATCAGCAGCGGGTCCGCGGCCGGGCCGCGCGACCCCCAGCCGCTCGCGGTGTCCGCTGGGCTCCTCGCGCGCGACCTGGGCTGGGAGCCGGGGTTGATGGTCGGTGACCTCGTGCACCGGTGGGCGCAGATCGTCGGCCCGCAGGTGGCGGAGCACTGCGAGTACGTCTCGTTCGCGTCCGGTCTGCTGACGGTCCGGGCGTCCTCGACGGCGTGGGCGGCGAATCTGCGGTTGCTGGCGCCGACGATGCTGGCGCGGTTCGACGAGACGCTGGGTGAGGGCGTCGTCGTGCAGATCGAGGTGCTGGGACCGGCCGGCCACGGGTTCGGTCGCGGGCCGCGACGGGTCGCCGGTCGCGGACCGCGCGACACGTACGGCTGA
- the gyrB gene encoding DNA topoisomerase (ATP-hydrolyzing) subunit B, whose protein sequence is MTVLEGLEAVRKRPGMYIGSTGARGLHHLVYEVVDNSVDEALAGYCDAIDVTLLADGGVRVTDNGRGIPVAIHPTEGRPTVQVVMTILHAGGKFGGAGYAVSGGLHGVGISVVNALSSRVETVVRRDGYVWSQDFADGGKPVGDLRQGEPTNDTGTSQTFWADPTIFETVDYDFETLRARFQQYAFLNKGLQISLTDERPAHTGTEDEVTGEGGGEQASTPARRVTYRYDGGLVDYVKHLNSAKKVDHVHPEVIDFEAEDKSRKIAVEIAMQWTTAYSESVHTFANTISTTEGGTHEEGFRAAMTSLINRYAREKGILKDKDENLTGDDIREGLTAVISVKLGEPQFEGQTKTKLGNTDAKRFVQQVVNDQLGAWLDAHPSEAKDVIRKSMQAAAARMAARKAREATRRKGLLESNSMPGKLRDCQSNNAAECEVFIVEGDSAGGSAVRGRNPRTQAIMPIRGKILNVERARLDKALGNQEVQGLITAFGTGIGEDFDIAKLRYHKIVLMADADVDGQHIRTLLLTLLFRYMPELIKGGFVYMAQPPLYRIKWSNAPHDYVYSDRERDAVIADGRANNRRLPKDNAIQRYKGLGEMDYTELWETTMSPEHRTLLQVTMDEAAAADEIFSVLMGEDVEARRAFIQRNAKDVRFLDI, encoded by the coding sequence ATCACGGTTCTCGAAGGGCTCGAGGCCGTCCGCAAGCGGCCCGGCATGTACATCGGCTCGACCGGTGCCCGTGGCCTGCACCACCTCGTCTACGAGGTGGTCGACAACTCCGTCGACGAGGCGCTCGCCGGCTACTGCGACGCGATCGACGTCACCCTGCTCGCCGACGGCGGCGTGCGCGTGACCGACAACGGCCGTGGCATCCCCGTGGCGATCCACCCGACGGAGGGTCGCCCGACCGTCCAGGTCGTCATGACGATCCTGCACGCCGGCGGCAAGTTCGGTGGAGCCGGGTACGCGGTGTCGGGTGGTCTGCACGGCGTCGGCATCTCGGTCGTCAACGCGCTGTCGTCCCGTGTCGAGACGGTCGTCAGGCGCGACGGGTACGTCTGGAGCCAGGACTTCGCCGACGGTGGCAAGCCCGTGGGCGACCTGCGCCAGGGCGAGCCGACGAACGACACCGGCACGTCGCAGACGTTCTGGGCGGACCCGACCATCTTCGAGACCGTCGACTACGACTTCGAGACGCTGCGCGCGCGCTTCCAGCAGTACGCGTTCCTCAACAAGGGGCTGCAGATCTCGCTGACGGACGAGCGCCCGGCGCACACGGGGACCGAGGACGAGGTCACCGGGGAGGGCGGCGGGGAGCAGGCGTCCACGCCGGCGCGTCGCGTCACCTACCGGTACGACGGCGGCCTGGTCGACTACGTGAAGCACCTGAACTCGGCCAAGAAGGTCGATCACGTGCACCCCGAGGTCATCGACTTCGAGGCCGAGGACAAGAGCCGCAAGATCGCGGTCGAGATCGCGATGCAGTGGACCACCGCCTACTCGGAGTCGGTCCACACGTTCGCCAACACGATCTCGACGACCGAGGGCGGCACGCACGAGGAGGGGTTCCGGGCGGCGATGACGTCGCTGATCAACCGCTACGCGCGCGAGAAGGGCATCCTCAAGGACAAGGACGAGAACCTCACGGGTGACGACATCCGCGAGGGACTCACGGCCGTCATCTCCGTCAAGCTCGGCGAGCCGCAGTTCGAGGGCCAGACCAAGACCAAGCTCGGCAACACCGACGCCAAGCGGTTCGTCCAGCAGGTCGTCAACGACCAGCTGGGTGCGTGGCTCGACGCCCACCCGTCCGAGGCGAAGGACGTCATCCGCAAGTCGATGCAGGCGGCGGCCGCGCGCATGGCCGCGCGCAAGGCCCGTGAGGCGACGCGCCGCAAGGGTCTGCTCGAGTCCAACTCGATGCCCGGCAAACTGCGCGACTGCCAGTCCAACAACGCGGCCGAGTGCGAGGTCTTCATCGTCGAGGGTGACTCCGCCGGCGGCTCCGCCGTCCGTGGGCGCAACCCCCGCACGCAGGCGATCATGCCGATCCGCGGAAAGATCCTCAACGTCGAGCGGGCGCGTCTGGACAAGGCCCTGGGCAACCAGGAGGTGCAGGGGCTCATCACCGCCTTCGGTACCGGCATCGGCGAGGACTTCGACATCGCGAAGCTCCGGTACCACAAGATCGTCCTGATGGCCGACGCCGACGTCGACGGCCAGCACATCCGCACGCTGCTGCTGACGCTGCTCTTCCGCTACATGCCGGAGCTCATCAAGGGTGGGTTCGTCTACATGGCGCAGCCGCCGCTGTACCGCATCAAGTGGAGCAACGCGCCGCACGACTACGTCTACTCGGACCGCGAGCGTGACGCCGTGATCGCGGACGGGCGTGCGAACAACCGGCGCCTGCCCAAGGACAACGCGATCCAGCGGTACAAGGGTCTGGGCGAGATGGACTACACGGAGCTGTGGGAGACGACCATGTCGCCCGAGCACCGCACGTTGCTGCAGGTGACGATGGACGAGGCCGCGGCCGCCGACGAGATCTTCTCGGTGCTGATGGGCGAGGACGTCGAGGCCCGTCGCGCGTTCATCCAGCGCAACGCCAAGGACGTGCGCTTCCTCGACATCTGA
- the gyrA gene encoding DNA gyrase subunit A, with the protein MTETPGEIEHGNIEQVDLQLEMQRSYLDYAMAVIVGRALPDVRDGLKPVHRRVIYAMYDGGYRPDRQFSKCSRVVGDVMGKYHPHGDTAIYDALVRLVQDWSMRYPLASGQGNFGSPGDDPAAAPRYTETKMAPLAMEMVRDIDEDSVDFQDNYDGHTQEPAVLPARFPNLLVNGSAGIAVGMATNIPPHNLREVAAGVQWHLEHPEASKEELLEALMARIKGPDFPTAATILGRRGIEDAYRTGRGSITMRAVVEVEEIQGRQCLVVSELPYQVNPDTLAKKIADLVKDGRIQGIADIRDETSGRAGQRLVVVLKRDAVAKVVLNNLYKHTQLQDTFGANMLALVDGVPRTLSLDAFVRHWTSHQIDVIQRRTRYRLRKAEEDIHIFRGYLKALDALDEVIALIRRSPDAEQARSGLMELLEIDELQAQAILNLQLRRLAALQRQEILDKHAELEAVITGLNAILASPVRQREIVSEELATIVEKFGDERRTHILPFDGEVSIEDLIAEEDVVVTITRGGYAKRTRVDAYRAQRRGGKGVRGAQLREDDLVDHFFVTTTHRWLLFFTNLGRVYRAKAYELPEAGRDAKGQHVANLLAFQPGEKIAQVLDLKDYEQAEHLVLATKRGLVKKTRLTEYDSNRSGGVIAINLREDEEGRPDELVAARLVDSDQDVILVSRLGQSVRFTASDEALRPMGRATSGVTGMKFRDDDDLLAMDVVREDAFLFTVTEGGIAKRTALTVENYRQQGRGGLGIKVANLPEANGELVGALVTDPDDEVLVIMERGKIVRSATSEVNATGRTTQGVIFAKPDPGDRIIAVARNSERHLEDDGGTVGENVANHDATDVPDPDGSVPDSGDRPAED; encoded by the coding sequence GTGACCGAGACACCGGGCGAGATCGAGCACGGCAACATCGAGCAGGTCGACCTGCAGCTCGAGATGCAGCGCTCGTACCTGGACTACGCGATGGCCGTCATCGTCGGACGTGCGCTGCCGGACGTCCGCGACGGCCTCAAGCCGGTGCACCGGCGCGTCATCTACGCGATGTACGACGGCGGCTACCGCCCCGACCGGCAGTTCTCCAAGTGCAGCCGCGTCGTCGGCGACGTCATGGGCAAGTACCACCCGCACGGTGACACGGCGATCTACGACGCCCTCGTCCGCCTGGTGCAGGACTGGTCGATGCGGTACCCGCTGGCGTCCGGCCAGGGCAACTTCGGCTCCCCCGGCGACGACCCGGCGGCCGCCCCGCGGTACACCGAGACCAAGATGGCGCCGCTGGCCATGGAGATGGTCCGGGACATCGACGAGGATTCCGTCGACTTCCAGGACAACTACGACGGCCACACGCAGGAGCCGGCCGTCCTGCCCGCCCGGTTCCCGAACCTGCTGGTCAACGGCTCGGCGGGCATCGCCGTCGGCATGGCGACCAACATCCCGCCGCACAACCTGCGCGAGGTCGCCGCCGGGGTTCAGTGGCACCTGGAGCACCCGGAGGCGTCGAAGGAGGAGCTCCTCGAGGCGCTCATGGCGCGCATCAAGGGCCCCGACTTCCCCACCGCGGCGACGATCCTGGGCCGGCGCGGCATCGAGGACGCCTACCGCACGGGTCGCGGCTCGATCACGATGCGTGCCGTCGTCGAGGTCGAGGAGATCCAGGGCCGTCAGTGCCTCGTGGTCAGCGAGCTGCCGTACCAGGTCAACCCGGACACCCTGGCGAAGAAGATCGCGGACCTCGTCAAGGACGGCCGCATCCAGGGGATCGCGGACATCCGCGACGAGACGTCGGGGCGCGCCGGGCAGCGTCTCGTCGTCGTCCTCAAGCGCGACGCGGTCGCCAAGGTCGTCCTCAACAACCTGTACAAGCACACGCAGCTGCAGGACACCTTCGGCGCCAACATGCTCGCGCTCGTCGACGGCGTTCCGCGCACACTCAGCCTCGACGCGTTCGTCCGGCACTGGACGTCGCACCAGATCGACGTCATCCAGCGCCGCACGCGCTACCGCCTGCGCAAGGCGGAGGAGGACATCCACATCTTCCGCGGGTACCTCAAGGCGCTCGACGCGCTCGACGAGGTCATCGCGCTCATCCGGCGCTCCCCCGACGCCGAGCAGGCGCGCAGCGGCCTGATGGAGCTGCTCGAGATCGACGAGCTGCAGGCGCAGGCGATCCTCAACCTGCAGCTGCGCCGGCTGGCCGCGCTGCAGCGTCAGGAGATCCTCGACAAGCACGCCGAGCTCGAGGCCGTCATCACCGGACTCAACGCGATCCTCGCGTCGCCCGTGCGGCAGCGCGAGATCGTCAGCGAGGAGCTCGCGACGATCGTCGAGAAGTTCGGCGACGAGCGCCGCACGCACATCCTCCCCTTCGACGGCGAGGTCTCGATCGAGGACCTCATCGCCGAGGAGGACGTCGTCGTGACGATCACGCGCGGCGGCTACGCCAAGCGGACGCGCGTCGACGCCTACCGGGCGCAGCGTCGTGGCGGCAAGGGCGTGCGCGGTGCCCAGCTGCGCGAGGACGACCTGGTCGACCACTTCTTCGTCACGACGACGCACCGCTGGCTGCTGTTCTTCACGAACCTCGGCCGGGTGTACCGGGCCAAGGCGTACGAGCTGCCCGAGGCCGGCCGCGACGCCAAGGGCCAGCACGTCGCGAACCTGCTGGCGTTCCAGCCGGGCGAGAAGATCGCCCAGGTGCTCGACCTCAAGGACTACGAGCAGGCCGAGCACCTGGTCCTGGCCACCAAGCGCGGGCTGGTGAAGAAGACGCGCCTGACGGAGTACGACTCGAACCGCAGCGGCGGCGTCATCGCGATCAACCTGCGCGAGGACGAGGAGGGTCGCCCGGACGAGCTCGTGGCCGCGCGACTCGTCGACTCCGACCAGGACGTGATCCTGGTCTCCCGCCTCGGTCAGTCCGTCCGCTTCACGGCGTCCGACGAGGCGCTGCGCCCGATGGGTCGCGCCACGAGCGGCGTCACCGGCATGAAGTTCCGCGACGACGACGACCTCCTCGCGATGGACGTCGTGCGGGAGGACGCGTTCCTGTTCACCGTCACCGAGGGCGGCATCGCCAAGCGCACGGCGCTCACGGTCGAGAACTACCGGCAGCAGGGCCGCGGCGGTCTGGGCATCAAGGTCGCGAACCTGCCCGAGGCGAACGGCGAGCTCGTCGGTGCGCTCGTGACGGACCCGGACGACGAGGTGCTCGTCATCATGGAGCGCGGCAAGATCGTGCGCTCCGCCACGTCGGAGGTCAACGCGACGGGTCGCACGACGCAGGGTGTCATCTTCGCCAAGCCGGATCCCGGCGACCGGATCATCGCCGTCGCCCGGAACAGTGAACGACACCTCGAGGACGATGGCGGTACCGTGGGCGAGAACGTGGCCAACCACGACGCAACCGACGTACCGGACCCGGACGGGTCAGTGCCGGACAGCGGCGACCGACCCGCGGAGGACTGA